A section of the Acropora muricata isolate sample 2 chromosome 4, ASM3666990v1, whole genome shotgun sequence genome encodes:
- the LOC136915331 gene encoding adenosine receptor A2a-like, translating into MANSCNDVTAPMPLSFFTAIVSLLLALVTIPGNLIVCIAVLKDPLKSLKTPFTFFVVNLAVADLVVGVVTEPLSVLTHFREGFSLEVRHYVVPIHMSYFISCTASVLNLAALTADRFVAISYPLQYRVRFTTTRATVIAGLIWLVSFSLPLIYFEVGYLRYAFVFANTAVALTLVIFLFTYVRTVRAMRAQVSQWDGMRQSSQSEDNRARLRAASVEKNITQAFMVMLGFFLCCYIPSCIIIYMMNFCSSCNCTTIHVFRDLQFIFVLSSSALNPFVYAWRLPNFRTAFKKILRSRKIHDTATSSSRQENRAHTPRTLELS; encoded by the coding sequence ATGGCCAATTCTTGTAATGACGTTACAGCGCCAATGCCTCTTTCCTTCTTCACGGCGATAGTATCCTTGCTTCTTGCTCTTGTGACAATTCCGGGCAACTTAATAGTTTGTATTGCTGTCTTGAAAGATCCGTTGAAGAGCCTCAAGACACCTTTCACTTTCTTCGTTGTAAATCTTGCCGTTGCAGACTTAGTTGTTGGTGTAGTGACCGAACCTTTGTCTGTGTTGACTCACTTTCGGGAAGGATTTTCGCTTGAAGTACGCCATTACGTCGTGCCCATCCATATGTCTTACTTCATCTCCTGCACCGCGTCAGTTTTAAACCTTGCTGCTTTGACGGCGGATCGCTTCGTAGCCATCAGCTATCCTTTGCAGTATCGTGTCAGGTTCACCACAACTCGGGCGACTGTCATAGCAGGTTTAATTTGGTTGGTTTCTTTCTCGCTGCCGTTAATCTACTTCGAGGTTGGCTATTTGAGGTACGCCTTTGTGTTTGCCAACACGGCTGTGGCTCTTACTTTGGTCATTTTTCTCTTTACCTACGTTCGAACTGTGCGAGCGATGCGTGCACAGGTTTCACAATGGGATGGGATGCGACAGAGTTCGCAATCAGAGGACAATCGAGCAAGACTCAGGGCGGCGTCGGTGGAGAAGAACATCACACAGGCATTTATGGTGATGTTGGGCTTCTTCCTTTGCTGTTATATTCCATCGTGCATAATAATTTACATGATGAATTTCTGTTCATCTTGTAACTGCACCACCATCCATGTTTTTAGGGATCTTCAGTTCATCTTTGTCTTGTCTTCGTCTGCGCTGAATCCCTTCGTGTATGCGTGGCGTTTACCAAACTTTCGAACAGCGTTCAAGAAGATTTTACGATCACGAAAAATACACGATACAGCAACATCCTCGAGCCGACAAGAAAATCGGGCGCATACTCCCAGAACCTTAGAATTGTCTTGA
- the LOC136915328 gene encoding adenosine receptor A2a-like: MTSSCNDVTAPMPLSFFTAIVSLLLALVTIPGNLVVCIAVLKDPLKNLKTPFTFFVVNLAVADLVVGVVTEPLSVLTHFREGLALEIRHYIVPIHMSYFISCTASVLNLAALTADRFVAISYPLQYRVRFTTTRATVIAGLIWLVSFSLPLIYFEVGYLRYAFVFANTAVVLTLVIFLFTYVRTLRAMRAQVSQWDAIRQSSQSEDSGARIRVASVEKNITQAFMVMLGFFLCCYVPSCIIIYMMNFCSSCNCTTIHVFRDLQFIFVLSSSALNPFVYAWRLPNFRTAFKRILRSRKTHEAGTSSSREENRAHTLRTLEFS; this comes from the coding sequence ATGACCAGTTCTTGTAATGACGTTACAGCGCCAATGCCTCTTTCTTTCTTCACGGCGATAGTATCCTTGCTTCTCGCTCTCGTGACAATTCCGGGCAACTTAGTAGTTTGTATTGCTGTCTTGAAAGATCCGTTGAAGAACCTCAAGACACCTTTCACTTTCTTCGTTGTAAATCTTGCCGTTGCAGACTTGGTTGTTGGCGTAGTGACTGAACCTTTATCTGTGTTGACTCACTTTCGGGAAGGATTGGCGCTTGAAATACGCCATTACATCGTGCCCATCCATATGTCTTATTTCATCTCCTGCACCGCGTCAGTCTTAAACCTTGCTGCTCTGACGGCGGATCGCTTCGTAGCCATCAGCTATCCTTTGCAGTATCGTGTCAGGTTCACCACAACTCGGGCGACTGTCATAGCAGGTTTAATTTGGTTGGTTTCTTTCTCGCTGCCGTTAATCTACTTCGAGGTTGGTTATTTGAGGTACGCCTTTGTGTTTGCCAACACGGCTGTGGTTCTTACTTTGGTCATTTTTCTCTTCACCTACGTTCGAACTTTGCGAGCGATGCGTGCACAGGTTTCGCAATGGGATGCGATTCGACAGAGTTCGCAATCAGAGGACAGTGGAGCGAGAATCAGGGTGGCGTCGGTGGAAAAGAACATCACACAGGCATTTATGGTGATGTTGGGCTTCTTCCTCTGCTGTTATGTTCCATCGTGCATAATAATTTACATGATGAATTTCTGTTCATCTTGCAACTGCACCACCATCCATGTTTTTAGGGATCTTCAGTTCATCTTTGTCTTGTCTTCGTCTGCGCTGAATCCCTTCGTGTATGCGTGGCGTTTACCAAACTTTCGAACAGCGTTCAAGAGGATTTTACGATCACGAAAAACACACGAAGCAGGAACATCTTCGAGTCGAGAAGAAAATCGGGCGCATACTCTCAGAACCTTAGAATTCTCTTGA